From the Alkalibacter rhizosphaerae genome, one window contains:
- the glmU gene encoding bifunctional UDP-N-acetylglucosamine diphosphorylase/glucosamine-1-phosphate N-acetyltransferase GlmU codes for MRKMALILAAGKGTRMKSSIPKVLHKAAGQYMIEHVIESCEDAAVEEIHAIIGHGKELVKQALGDRVGYMEQVQQLGTGHALMMAKELLPKDGSAVLVLVGDAPLIEGDTLAELMRIHEQEGNSATVLTAIMENPTGYGRILKNEEGDIRKIVEEKDASDLEKNIREINSGMYCFKSDDLIEALESLTNDNAHGEYYLTDVIEILNGMGKRTGTWATNVESIKAVNSRVELAQVEKIMRRRINEFHMENGVTILDPEATYIGKHVKIGMDTVIYPGCILEGETAIGEECQILEQSKITNCIIGNQVTIQSSTLMESSVGDKTKVGPYAYVRPNCRIGSNAKIGDFVELKNARFGDGSKASHLTYVGDAVVGKNVNLGCGVVFVNYDGVDKHITVVEDDVFVGCNVNLVSPVTIKKGAYVAAGSTITEDVPEDSLAIARSRQTNKEGYYSDRSRKIEE; via the coding sequence ATGCGCAAGATGGCGTTGATACTGGCGGCGGGAAAAGGAACCCGGATGAAATCATCCATACCGAAAGTATTGCATAAAGCCGCAGGTCAGTATATGATCGAGCATGTGATCGAAAGCTGTGAAGACGCAGCGGTAGAGGAGATCCATGCGATCATCGGCCATGGGAAAGAACTGGTGAAACAAGCCCTGGGCGACAGGGTGGGATACATGGAACAAGTGCAGCAACTGGGTACGGGCCATGCTTTGATGATGGCGAAAGAACTCCTGCCCAAAGACGGGTCTGCTGTGCTGGTCCTGGTTGGAGACGCCCCGTTGATCGAAGGGGATACGTTGGCGGAGTTGATGAGAATCCATGAGCAAGAAGGCAACAGTGCCACCGTATTGACGGCGATCATGGAAAACCCGACAGGGTATGGCAGGATCCTGAAGAATGAAGAAGGGGACATTCGGAAGATCGTGGAAGAAAAAGATGCTTCCGACCTGGAAAAAAACATTCGGGAGATCAATAGCGGCATGTACTGTTTTAAAAGCGATGACCTGATCGAAGCATTGGAATCCTTGACCAACGACAACGCCCATGGGGAATATTACCTGACGGATGTCATTGAGATCCTCAACGGCATGGGAAAGCGGACGGGGACTTGGGCCACCAATGTGGAAAGCATCAAGGCGGTCAATTCCCGGGTGGAGCTGGCCCAGGTGGAAAAGATCATGCGGCGTCGGATCAATGAATTTCATATGGAAAACGGTGTGACCATTTTGGATCCGGAAGCCACCTACATCGGAAAACATGTAAAAATCGGCATGGACACGGTGATCTATCCCGGATGCATCCTGGAAGGGGAAACCGCCATCGGCGAGGAATGCCAGATATTGGAGCAGTCGAAGATCACCAACTGCATCATCGGCAACCAGGTCACGATCCAATCCTCCACCTTGATGGAAAGTTCTGTGGGAGACAAAACGAAGGTGGGGCCTTATGCCTACGTTCGTCCCAATTGCAGGATCGGCAGCAACGCGAAGATCGGTGATTTTGTGGAGCTGAAAAATGCCCGTTTCGGCGACGGTTCCAAAGCGTCCCATCTCACCTACGTGGGGGATGCAGTCGTGGGCAAAAACGTCAATCTGGGTTGCGGCGTTGTTTTTGTCAACTACGACGGCGTGGACAAGCACATCACCGTGGTGGAAGACGACGTGTTCGTGGGATGCAACGTGAATCTGGTATCCCCTGTCACGATAAAAAAAGGAGCCTATGTTGCAGCAGGTTCCACGATCACGGAAGATGTTCCGGAGGATTCCCTGGCCATCGCCAGGAGCCGGCAGACCAACAAAGAAGGATATTACAGCGACCGAAGCAGAAAAATAGAAGAATAA
- the spoVG gene encoding septation regulator SpoVG, which yields MQITDVRVRKISKEGKMKAIVSVTFDDQFVVHDIKIIEGQNGLFIAMPSRKTPDGEFKDIAHPINMDTRTQIQDAVLEKYTAVLEEHDDDEVDAPIHTDF from the coding sequence ATGCAAATCACAGATGTAAGAGTACGAAAAATATCGAAAGAAGGTAAAATGAAGGCCATTGTGTCGGTGACATTTGACGACCAGTTTGTCGTTCATGATATCAAGATCATCGAAGGACAGAATGGTTTGTTTATCGCAATGCCGAGCAGAAAAACACCGGACGGAGAATTCAAGGATATTGCACACCCGATCAATATGGATACCCGAACACAGATCCAGGACGCAGTGTTGGAAAAATATACTGCTGTTTTGGAAGAGCACGACGATGATGAAGTGGATGCACCGATACACACTGATTTTTAA
- the purR gene encoding pur operon repressor, with amino-acid sequence MEKYKRNERIGAIIKILADNPNKVITYNHFSEKFSAAKSSISEDVLVVKKIIENLEMGKVETVSGAAGGVKYVPVISDREREQFLEEVSAKLRDPGRIIQGGFLYYTDVIYMPDIVDKLGRIIASRYLSEKVDCVVTMETKGIPVALMTAKYLNVPLVIVRRQSKVTEGTTVTVNYVSGTSSRISTMSLPKRALQKGSSVVIVDDFMKGGGTVKGIIHLMEEFEAEVKGVSVLIASKEPEKKLVEAYNPLLVMDRLDVDSSQIRIQPYKA; translated from the coding sequence GTGGAAAAGTATAAAAGAAACGAACGAATCGGTGCCATCATAAAGATCTTGGCGGACAACCCCAACAAGGTGATCACCTACAATCATTTCAGCGAGAAGTTTTCTGCAGCAAAATCCAGCATCAGCGAGGATGTGCTGGTGGTGAAAAAAATTATCGAAAACCTGGAAATGGGAAAGGTGGAAACCGTGTCCGGGGCAGCCGGCGGCGTCAAATACGTGCCGGTCATATCAGACCGGGAGCGGGAGCAGTTTCTAGAGGAAGTAAGCGCCAAACTCAGGGATCCGGGACGGATCATCCAAGGAGGTTTTCTTTATTATACCGACGTGATCTACATGCCGGATATCGTGGACAAATTGGGGCGGATCATTGCCAGCAGGTATTTGTCGGAGAAAGTGGACTGCGTTGTGACCATGGAGACCAAGGGGATTCCGGTTGCATTGATGACGGCAAAGTATTTGAACGTACCCCTGGTGATCGTTCGACGGCAAAGCAAGGTGACGGAAGGAACCACCGTTACTGTAAATTACGTGTCCGGGACCAGCTCCAGGATCTCTACCATGTCCCTTCCCAAGCGAGCCCTCCAAAAGGGGTCCAGCGTGGTCATTGTAGACGACTTTATGAAGGGGGGCGGCACCGTGAAGGGAATCATCCATTTGATGGAGGAATTCGAAGCGGAAGTAAAAGGCGTCTCCGTCTTGATCGCTTCGAAAGAACCGGAGAAAAAACTGGTGGAGGCCTACAACCCCCTCCTGGTCATGGATCGACTGGATGTAGACAGCAGCCAGATCCGCATTCAGCCTTACAAAGCCTGA
- a CDS encoding ribose-phosphate diphosphokinase — translation MDGKFQEMKIISGNSNIKLAKEIADNLGMKLTDASLKTFSDGEISFNLNETVRGSDVFVIQSTSYPVNNNLMELLISIDAMKRASAGRINAVIPYYGYARQDRKAKSRDPITAKLVADLITVAGADRVITMDLHATQIQGFFDVPVDHLLGLPIIGDYYKSLKMTDLVVVSPDAGSVPRSRKLAEMLNSPLAIIDKRRPKANVSEIMNIIGDVKGKNCILVDDMIDTAGTICNGANALKEMGAKEVYAACTHGVLSGPAVERIEGSAIKELVMLNTIDVPDEKILDKFKILSVGSLFAKAIKRVHLGESVSTLFD, via the coding sequence ATGGATGGAAAATTTCAAGAAATGAAAATCATTTCGGGAAACTCCAACATTAAGTTGGCGAAAGAAATTGCGGATAATTTGGGGATGAAATTGACGGATGCCTCGTTGAAAACCTTCAGCGACGGAGAAATTTCCTTCAATTTGAATGAAACCGTACGTGGATCCGATGTTTTTGTCATCCAATCCACGTCATACCCGGTGAACAACAACCTGATGGAACTGCTTATCAGCATCGACGCCATGAAACGAGCATCGGCAGGCAGGATCAATGCGGTGATCCCATATTACGGATATGCGAGACAGGATCGAAAGGCAAAATCAAGAGATCCCATCACAGCAAAACTGGTAGCGGATCTGATCACTGTGGCCGGTGCGGACCGGGTCATCACCATGGACCTTCATGCCACACAGATCCAAGGATTTTTCGACGTTCCCGTAGATCATCTGCTGGGCCTGCCCATCATTGGAGATTATTATAAATCTTTGAAAATGACGGATCTGGTGGTGGTGTCCCCGGATGCCGGCAGCGTTCCCCGTTCCAGGAAGCTGGCGGAAATGCTCAATTCCCCTTTGGCCATCATCGACAAAAGACGGCCCAAAGCCAACGTCTCGGAGATCATGAACATCATTGGAGACGTCAAGGGGAAAAATTGCATCCTTGTGGACGACATGATCGATACGGCTGGGACCATATGCAATGGTGCCAATGCGTTAAAGGAAATGGGCGCAAAAGAAGTGTATGCGGCATGTACCCACGGCGTCTTGTCCGGACCGGCAGTGGAGCGGATCGAGGGATCGGCCATCAAGGAATTGGTGATGCTCAATACCATCGATGTCCCCGATGAAAAGATATTGGACAAGTTCAAGATCCTTTCAGTGGGATCCCTGTTCGCAAAAGCCATCAAGCGGGTCCATTTGGGCGAATCCGTCAGCACATTGTTCGATTGA
- the pth gene encoding aminoacyl-tRNA hydrolase, which translates to MKAIIGLGNPERRYEKTRHNIGFDVIDRLAQKHQVSFRSKHGALVGECWLNREKVLLVKPQTYMNRSGEAVRDVVEYHQLDEEDILVIYDDVDLEVGKIRIRPSGSAGTHNGMRSIIYQMNSDEMPRLRIGVGKPEFGDLAAYVLGRFSKEEEPVVEEAVRRAAEAVEVFLEEDVQEAMNRYNG; encoded by the coding sequence ATGAAAGCAATCATTGGATTGGGAAATCCCGAACGACGCTATGAAAAGACCCGCCACAACATCGGATTTGACGTGATCGACCGGTTGGCGCAAAAACATCAGGTCTCCTTTCGCAGCAAACACGGCGCATTGGTGGGGGAATGCTGGTTGAACCGGGAGAAAGTGCTCCTGGTCAAACCCCAAACCTATATGAATCGAAGCGGAGAAGCAGTCCGGGACGTGGTGGAATACCACCAGCTGGATGAAGAGGACATCCTGGTGATCTACGACGATGTGGATCTGGAAGTGGGAAAGATCCGAATCCGGCCCAGTGGCAGTGCAGGGACCCACAATGGCATGCGGTCCATCATCTATCAGATGAACAGCGACGAAATGCCCCGACTTCGCATCGGCGTAGGAAAACCGGAATTTGGTGACCTGGCGGCCTATGTGCTGGGAAGGTTCTCCAAAGAAGAAGAGCCTGTGGTGGAGGAAGCAGTCCGGCGGGCAGCGGAAGCAGTGGAAGTTTTTTTGGAAGAGGACGTTCAGGAAGCCATGAATCGTTATAATGGATAA